A stretch of the Saccharolobus caldissimus genome encodes the following:
- a CDS encoding aspartate aminotransferase family protein gives MDYKKILKEHTFKTWSKQKGWEPIIVTQARGVYFYDNNGKRYLDFSSQFVNVNLGYGNEKVINAIKEQLETLQYINPSFGAEIRAKAAEALLQVMPKTISKFFFSTSGTEANEAAVKISRFYKKPSYKILARYRSYHGSTEASISLTGDYRRWFVEPNTMNGVVRIPEPYCFRCPLKLKYPDCNIACANYVDYIIKQEKNVAAVIVEPITGTNGVIVPPKEYMPLLRQIAKENDILFIADEVMTGWGRTGEWFAVNIWGIEPDILTTAKGASASYVPIGITGVSKEIGEFFEDNIFAHGHTFEAHPVSLAAIPAVIEEYKRLNLLSHVKAMGEYLGKRLNDLKDRHISVGDIRGVGLFWAIELIKDSKKTPFGDYEDKYNGKLTLVDILAKKLLEKGVYVYNGPSWFIISPPLIINKEEIDQGVDAIEEVLKDADKEFLK, from the coding sequence GTGGATTATAAAAAAATCTTAAAGGAGCACACGTTTAAAACATGGAGCAAACAGAAGGGTTGGGAACCTATCATTGTAACTCAAGCTAGAGGAGTTTATTTTTATGATAATAATGGGAAAAGATATCTAGATTTTTCATCGCAGTTTGTGAATGTTAATTTAGGTTACGGTAACGAGAAAGTAATTAACGCCATAAAGGAACAATTAGAAACGTTACAGTATATAAATCCCTCATTTGGGGCTGAGATAAGGGCTAAGGCTGCTGAAGCTTTACTTCAAGTAATGCCAAAAACTATATCTAAGTTCTTTTTCTCTACTTCTGGAACAGAGGCAAATGAAGCTGCTGTTAAAATTTCTAGGTTTTATAAGAAACCTTCTTATAAAATCCTAGCTAGATATAGGTCATACCATGGTTCTACAGAAGCGTCAATATCCTTAACTGGGGATTATAGAAGATGGTTTGTTGAGCCGAATACCATGAATGGTGTAGTTAGAATTCCAGAACCTTATTGCTTCCGCTGTCCTCTAAAACTAAAGTACCCAGATTGTAATATAGCTTGCGCAAATTACGTAGATTATATTATTAAACAAGAAAAGAACGTTGCAGCAGTAATTGTGGAACCCATAACTGGTACGAATGGAGTTATAGTACCTCCTAAGGAGTACATGCCATTATTAAGGCAAATAGCTAAGGAGAATGATATACTCTTTATAGCAGATGAGGTAATGACAGGGTGGGGAAGAACGGGCGAGTGGTTTGCAGTAAATATTTGGGGTATTGAGCCAGATATTTTAACTACTGCTAAAGGTGCTTCAGCGTCATATGTGCCCATAGGCATAACTGGTGTAAGTAAAGAAATAGGCGAATTTTTCGAGGATAACATATTTGCACATGGGCATACGTTTGAAGCACATCCAGTCTCATTAGCTGCGATACCTGCTGTTATAGAAGAATACAAGAGATTGAATTTACTTTCACACGTAAAAGCCATGGGTGAATATTTAGGTAAGAGACTAAATGATCTTAAAGATAGACATATTAGTGTAGGTGATATAAGGGGTGTAGGACTTTTCTGGGCTATAGAACTAATTAAGGACAGTAAGAAGACTCCCTTTGGAGATTATGAAGATAAATATAATGGAAAATTAACGCTAGTTGACATTTTAGCCAAAAAGTTACTAGAGAAAGGGGTTTATGTGTATAATGGTCCTTCATGGTTTATAATATCACCACCTCTAATAATAAATAAGGAGGAAATAGATCAAGGTGTTGACGCAATAGAAGAAGTTCTGAAGGATGCTGATAAGGAATTTTTAAAATAA
- a CDS encoding APC family permease, which produces MSKSNIDKNQSLFIRQSSGLIREVSPWASFFATFGLVTGGVPILILSWLYLSPGANWPLAYLITLIPTLGMAFLFYVATTSTPRAGGDYVFNARASHPIVGFTNYWALWIAFALSLGLYSYLGAQWFAYLFSGIGLYYNNSFLISLGSFFTSTTGSVIVGIIVLAVSTIAASLGRYGWKFIFIAGIISIIATIVTFIVLASISSSQFYSSLSSFTGISNAYENVVSTATSNGLTFVSPLEGALLAIPVVWYYYVWYNLPASWSGEMRKVKFNALISIVVAILFIGIYYTIFTYLNIHAFGEKFLTAWSYTVANNLNSTVYQKLSNIGTFSPFFALIVNHSLPLYIIMWIAFWLPNFYSLSPLTIALTRYLFAWSFDRIMPEKLADVNERFHIPFKATITAVSVGILGLLLYAFIPAISIVDITVVFEISYAIFAFTTAIMPFIKKGLFERMVTVKTKFGRVPIISLIGFPVFGFLLYALFITWGNPVLLPINLPTLLSLGIIYASGIIIYHIAYFINSRKGIQMKLLFNEIPPE; this is translated from the coding sequence ATGTCAAAAAGTAATATAGATAAAAATCAATCATTATTTATAAGACAATCATCTGGTCTAATAAGGGAAGTGAGTCCATGGGCTTCATTTTTTGCAACATTTGGTTTAGTAACCGGTGGAGTTCCAATATTAATATTGTCATGGCTTTACTTATCCCCTGGAGCTAACTGGCCTTTAGCATATTTAATAACTTTAATACCTACACTAGGAATGGCCTTTTTATTTTATGTTGCAACTACTTCAACACCTAGGGCAGGTGGAGATTACGTCTTTAATGCTAGGGCTTCTCATCCTATTGTGGGATTTACAAATTATTGGGCTTTATGGATAGCCTTTGCACTATCGTTAGGCTTATACAGCTATTTAGGTGCACAATGGTTTGCATACCTCTTTAGCGGGATAGGATTATATTATAATAATTCCTTTCTAATAAGTTTAGGCTCTTTCTTTACTTCTACTACCGGCAGTGTTATCGTAGGTATTATAGTTTTAGCAGTATCAACAATAGCTGCATCCTTAGGGAGATATGGTTGGAAATTTATATTTATAGCAGGTATTATTTCAATAATAGCTACTATTGTAACTTTTATAGTTTTAGCCTCTATAAGCTCATCTCAATTCTATTCTTCACTATCATCATTTACTGGTATAAGTAATGCATACGAAAACGTAGTGTCTACAGCTACTTCTAACGGCTTAACATTCGTATCTCCTTTAGAAGGTGCATTATTAGCTATTCCAGTTGTTTGGTATTACTATGTCTGGTATAATTTACCAGCATCTTGGAGTGGTGAGATGAGAAAAGTTAAATTTAATGCATTAATATCAATTGTAGTTGCAATATTATTTATAGGAATTTATTATACAATATTTACGTATCTAAACATTCACGCTTTTGGAGAGAAATTCTTGACTGCCTGGTCATATACAGTTGCTAACAATCTAAATAGCACAGTGTATCAAAAATTAAGTAACATAGGTACATTTTCGCCATTTTTCGCTTTAATAGTAAATCATAGTTTGCCGCTTTATATAATCATGTGGATTGCGTTCTGGCTCCCAAACTTTTATAGCTTATCACCATTAACAATAGCTCTAACTCGTTATTTATTTGCGTGGTCTTTTGATAGAATTATGCCAGAAAAGTTGGCAGATGTAAATGAGAGGTTTCACATACCGTTTAAAGCTACTATTACTGCTGTCAGTGTAGGCATATTAGGGCTATTACTATATGCGTTTATCCCCGCAATATCAATAGTTGATATAACTGTAGTATTTGAAATAAGTTACGCCATCTTTGCTTTCACAACAGCTATTATGCCCTTTATAAAAAAGGGACTGTTTGAGAGAATGGTAACAGTTAAAACTAAATTTGGAAGAGTTCCAATTATTTCTCTAATTGGATTTCCAGTATTTGGATTTTTATTATATGCGTTATTTATAACATGGGGAAATCCAGTGTTGTTACCTATTAATTTACCTACTTTACTTTCATTAGGTATCATATATGCTAGTGGTATAATAATTTATCATATAGCATATTTTATTAATTCAAGAAAAGGAATACAAATGAAATTATTATTTAATGAAATTCCACCTGAATAA
- a CDS encoding M20 family metallopeptidase, producing MSLIDKINNVIEEIKDESLDFLKELISIPTENPPGLNYDKIVKVIKDKLDELGYKTEILNPKEEELRKLVKFGSGNRPNLIGYLGNGNLKIAFNAHYDVVPAGDGWSSDPYTPIIRDGKLYGRGSADMKSGLVAQIYAVEVLRRAKIFPSSLQVIQTIVPDEETVGNINAGTYYLVEKGILRKDNINYAIFTEPTGSDNLCYGHRGAIWAVVKIFGKKSHGGLPQLGIDALKVSVKIIDKLYDSIPDITSKYNIIPEVSKKPSILIGTIKCGNWMNTVADYCEFSIVRRLIPEEELKEVRESMIKIISETTREYNARYEYDEFYAVDTIISDFNDVIYKIFKEKVKEVRGKEPSLVLSPGTFDIRFTVKNGIKSINYGPGRIEQAHATDEYVELKDFYDSIKVLALALYELSKS from the coding sequence ATGAGTTTAATTGATAAAATAAATAATGTAATTGAGGAGATAAAGGATGAATCTTTAGATTTTTTAAAAGAATTAATAAGTATACCTACCGAGAATCCTCCAGGTTTAAATTACGATAAGATAGTTAAGGTAATAAAGGATAAATTAGATGAGCTAGGATATAAGACTGAAATTCTAAATCCTAAAGAGGAAGAGCTAAGGAAATTAGTTAAGTTCGGGAGTGGTAATAGACCAAATTTGATTGGATACTTAGGTAACGGAAATTTGAAAATTGCCTTTAATGCTCACTATGACGTAGTTCCAGCTGGAGACGGTTGGAGTTCAGATCCCTATACCCCAATAATAAGGGATGGTAAATTATATGGTAGAGGATCAGCGGATATGAAATCAGGACTTGTGGCACAAATCTATGCCGTGGAAGTATTAAGGAGGGCTAAAATATTTCCATCCTCTCTTCAAGTTATTCAGACCATAGTTCCAGACGAGGAGACTGTAGGAAATATTAACGCAGGAACTTATTATCTTGTTGAAAAAGGTATTTTAAGAAAGGATAATATAAATTATGCAATATTTACTGAACCTACAGGAAGTGACAATTTATGTTATGGTCATAGAGGAGCTATTTGGGCTGTTGTGAAGATCTTTGGGAAGAAAAGTCATGGTGGCCTTCCTCAGCTAGGAATAGACGCCTTAAAGGTTTCAGTAAAGATAATTGATAAACTATATGATTCGATTCCTGACATTACATCTAAGTATAATATAATTCCAGAAGTTTCTAAAAAGCCCTCAATACTTATAGGTACAATAAAGTGTGGTAACTGGATGAATACAGTTGCGGATTACTGTGAATTTAGTATAGTTAGAAGGTTAATTCCAGAAGAGGAATTAAAAGAGGTTAGAGAGAGCATGATCAAGATAATAAGTGAGACTACAAGAGAATATAATGCTAGATATGAATATGACGAATTTTACGCGGTAGATACAATAATTTCCGATTTTAATGATGTAATATATAAGATCTTTAAAGAAAAGGTTAAAGAGGTTAGAGGGAAAGAACCTAGTTTAGTGTTATCACCTGGTACTTTCGATATAAGATTTACTGTGAAAAATGGAATAAAATCCATAAACTATGGTCCAGGGAGAATTGAGCAGGCACATGCTACGGATGAATATGTGGAATTAAAGGATTTTTATGATTCAATTAAAGTTCTTGCTTTAGCTTTATATGAACTTTCAAAAAGTTAG
- a CDS encoding aspartate aminotransferase family protein translates to MEQNLDDSILEAPVINVIPPGPKSLKIIKEQEEYETSALNYPKYFKIAIDKALGSTVIDVDGNVYIDMVTGISVVNLGHNNPYIRRAVEEQLGKIWHSLEVPTEIRVNFSKKLLSTLGFKAKLLFTTTGADAVEAAVKIARWITGKKTIITFEGSYHGITAGTVGLTGANRYKNFTQFFDDRVAKFPYPYPYRCPFKDCLNEILDLIDYALSNPGYLGDDVAGILVEPIQGEGGYVVPPKGFLKGLREIADKYSIPLIVDEVQTGVGRTGKMWAYQWENIEPDIVCISKAIGEGIPVSMVAYRQDYDKLPIGFHLGTYRGNPLGLAAGLAALEFIEKYDILSRVQRLGNKIIKELSTVNNSHVGDIRGLGFMIGIELVKDGKNPWSEGTKKVIEEALKRGLLVYKAGRWDNVIRLMPPLTIPEILLDRALTILNDILNSL, encoded by the coding sequence GTGGAGCAGAATTTAGATGATAGCATATTGGAAGCCCCAGTCATTAACGTTATACCGCCAGGACCTAAGTCACTTAAAATAATTAAGGAACAAGAGGAATATGAGACTTCTGCGTTAAACTACCCTAAGTACTTTAAGATAGCGATAGACAAGGCGTTAGGATCAACTGTAATAGATGTTGATGGAAATGTATACATAGACATGGTTACTGGAATTTCAGTAGTGAATTTAGGTCATAATAATCCTTATATAAGAAGAGCTGTAGAGGAGCAACTTGGTAAGATTTGGCATTCATTAGAAGTTCCCACAGAAATTAGAGTGAACTTTAGTAAGAAGTTGCTTTCAACACTGGGTTTTAAGGCTAAGTTATTGTTTACTACTACTGGAGCAGATGCTGTAGAGGCTGCAGTTAAGATTGCGAGGTGGATTACTGGAAAAAAGACTATAATTACATTTGAGGGCTCTTATCATGGAATTACAGCTGGAACTGTTGGTCTTACTGGCGCTAATAGATATAAGAATTTCACCCAGTTTTTTGATGATAGAGTTGCAAAGTTCCCATATCCTTATCCTTATAGATGTCCTTTTAAAGACTGCCTTAATGAAATATTAGACCTCATAGATTACGCTTTATCAAATCCAGGCTATTTAGGAGATGATGTAGCTGGGATTTTAGTTGAGCCTATTCAAGGAGAAGGTGGTTATGTAGTCCCACCTAAGGGATTTCTTAAAGGTTTAAGGGAAATAGCTGACAAATATTCAATACCCTTAATTGTAGACGAAGTACAAACTGGTGTTGGAAGAACTGGTAAAATGTGGGCTTATCAGTGGGAAAACATTGAACCAGATATAGTCTGTATTTCAAAGGCTATCGGCGAAGGAATTCCAGTCTCAATGGTAGCTTATAGGCAAGATTATGATAAACTACCTATTGGTTTCCATTTGGGAACATATAGGGGAAATCCGTTAGGCTTAGCTGCTGGATTGGCTGCTCTAGAGTTTATAGAAAAATACGACATATTATCTAGGGTTCAGAGGCTAGGAAATAAGATAATTAAAGAATTATCTACTGTGAACAACAGCCACGTGGGAGATATAAGGGGTCTGGGATTTATGATAGGAATAGAATTGGTAAAAGATGGTAAAAATCCATGGAGTGAAGGTACAAAAAAGGTTATTGAGGAAGCGTTAAAGAGGGGATTATTAGTTTATAAGGCAGGTAGGTGGGATAATGTTATAAGGCTAATGCCACCTTTAACAATTCCAGAGATCTTATTGGATAGGGCTTTAACTATTTTAAATGATATACTCAATTCATTGTAA
- a CDS encoding amino acid permease, translated as MSNPKRSVFLRESSGLVREFGILDALWFNIALLGLLFSTYYVASTGPLVGGSPLLGLLLPLIGFFLVGLVFSYIGSKVPRVAADYVYVSRNLNPALGFVGNAGYFLATVPLFMGITGITLQTFGLIPLLTILGYYTHNTSLISLGSTIDSNTYLIMAIGATEIIIMSLIPIFGNKIYKALQWIAIPLALIAAIGMIIVEAVVPTQVAISRLNNFALAYANVSNLYHNVTSSNVTVPAYYNLYNIISLNPVYVVGFSYIINTVYIAGEVRNPKRSMPVSILGTLIITGFIFTAALALEYYQLGYSFTAKMMYLSIVQGTLPIPTPYLDLIEGVVSGNIVLGILFALASIIQLLMYLAAASFVGSRLLLSYAMDRIMPAFVGDVSEKRHVPIKAIILSMIAGLIGLILFSLPVTSAGAFLLSSVAVAILMLFPMAVVSAAVLKSENNTRMRVVAALAIIYLIYTFYQYLTVPAIGADSVVGYAILAGSIAVLFAIFYTAKFVRSRQGIDFDLIFKEIPPE; from the coding sequence ATGTCAAATCCTAAAAGATCTGTTTTCCTGAGGGAATCATCTGGATTAGTAAGGGAATTCGGCATATTAGATGCATTATGGTTTAATATAGCATTATTGGGTTTACTTTTTTCTACATATTATGTAGCTTCTACTGGTCCATTAGTTGGTGGAAGTCCTTTACTAGGTCTATTACTTCCATTAATCGGCTTTTTCCTAGTAGGTTTAGTATTTTCCTATATAGGTTCGAAAGTTCCCAGAGTTGCAGCTGATTATGTATATGTTAGTAGGAATCTTAATCCGGCATTAGGTTTTGTAGGTAATGCAGGTTATTTCTTAGCAACTGTGCCGTTATTTATGGGAATTACAGGGATAACATTACAAACATTTGGATTAATTCCTTTATTAACTATCTTGGGATACTATACTCATAATACGTCGTTAATATCCTTAGGGTCTACTATAGATAGTAACACTTATCTAATTATGGCAATAGGTGCTACAGAAATCATAATAATGTCGTTAATACCAATTTTTGGAAATAAAATATACAAAGCATTACAGTGGATTGCAATACCCTTAGCTCTTATAGCAGCAATCGGGATGATAATTGTAGAAGCTGTAGTCCCGACTCAAGTAGCAATATCTAGACTTAACAATTTTGCTCTCGCATATGCTAATGTAAGTAATCTGTATCATAATGTTACTTCCTCTAATGTTACTGTGCCAGCGTATTATAATTTATATAACATAATATCATTAAATCCAGTATATGTAGTAGGTTTTTCATATATTATAAACACAGTTTACATAGCAGGAGAGGTTAGAAATCCTAAAAGAAGTATGCCAGTTAGCATTCTAGGTACTTTAATAATAACCGGATTTATATTTACTGCTGCACTAGCGTTAGAGTACTATCAATTAGGCTATTCTTTTACAGCAAAGATGATGTATTTAAGTATAGTTCAGGGTACCCTACCAATTCCTACTCCTTATCTAGATTTAATAGAGGGTGTAGTAAGCGGTAATATAGTATTAGGGATATTATTCGCGTTAGCTAGTATTATTCAATTATTAATGTATTTAGCAGCCGCATCTTTTGTAGGAAGTAGGTTATTATTATCCTATGCAATGGATAGAATAATGCCTGCATTCGTTGGTGATGTTAGCGAGAAAAGACATGTTCCAATTAAGGCTATTATCCTATCCATGATAGCTGGTTTAATAGGGCTTATTCTATTTAGCTTGCCCGTAACCTCAGCAGGAGCATTTTTGCTTTCAAGCGTAGCAGTTGCTATATTAATGCTATTCCCAATGGCAGTAGTATCAGCTGCTGTGTTAAAATCAGAAAACAATACTAGGATGCGAGTAGTGGCGGCTCTAGCAATAATTTATCTAATCTATACATTTTATCAATACTTAACTGTTCCAGCTATAGGTGCTGATTCAGTAGTAGGATATGCGATTTTGGCAGGCTCAATAGCCGTTTTATTCGCTATATTCTATACTGCCAAATTTGTTAGGTCTAGGCAAGGTATAGATTTCGACTTGATATTTAAGGAAATACCGCCAGAGTGA
- the speB gene encoding agmatinase, with product MRQLDALKSPRFTQISTFGRLPICSQNEDIKAVFIGVPFDDATTYRPGARFGPMGIRQGSRLLRPYNQFLDTYPFDKLNACDIGDVNIIPGYIEDTMKIIETDIFNIVSKNIVPFIAGGDHSITLPILRALYKKYGKVNIIHLDSHYDFWDSYWGKKYTHGTWLRRALEEGLLKVVIQAGIRASTFSKEDLFDKERLGIKSYTIRDLKYNMQNVIKEINSLEGPTYISIDIDVVDPAFAPGTGTPEVGGLTSFEIIEMVRQLRIGQMIGFDIVEVSPPYDVSEITSMLAANIIYEGMSVLSLFL from the coding sequence ATGAGACAACTAGATGCTTTAAAATCCCCGAGGTTTACTCAAATTTCAACGTTTGGAAGGTTACCTATATGTTCACAAAATGAGGATATTAAGGCTGTTTTTATAGGAGTGCCATTTGACGATGCTACTACTTATAGACCTGGGGCCAGATTTGGACCAATGGGAATTAGGCAAGGATCCAGATTATTAAGGCCATACAATCAATTTCTTGACACTTACCCTTTTGATAAGTTAAACGCTTGTGACATAGGTGATGTTAATATCATACCGGGGTATATTGAAGATACAATGAAGATAATAGAAACTGACATATTTAACATAGTATCAAAAAATATAGTACCCTTTATAGCTGGTGGGGATCATTCAATTACATTACCTATATTGAGGGCTTTATATAAAAAATATGGCAAAGTAAATATAATACATTTAGACTCACATTATGATTTTTGGGACTCTTATTGGGGTAAGAAATATACTCATGGTACTTGGCTGAGAAGAGCATTAGAAGAAGGACTATTAAAAGTTGTAATACAAGCTGGAATAAGAGCATCAACTTTCTCTAAAGAAGATTTATTTGATAAAGAAAGACTTGGCATAAAAAGTTATACTATTAGAGATCTTAAATATAATATGCAAAACGTGATTAAGGAGATAAATTCATTAGAAGGTCCAACGTATATATCAATTGACATAGATGTTGTTGATCCAGCTTTTGCTCCAGGTACTGGCACTCCAGAAGTAGGAGGCCTAACTAGCTTTGAAATAATAGAAATGGTAAGACAATTAAGAATAGGCCAAATGATAGGATTTGATATAGTTGAAGTATCCCCACCTTATGACGTGAGTGAGATAACAAGCATGCTAGCTGCAAATATCATTTATGAGGGTATGAGTGTTCTATCCCTTTTCCTTTAA
- a CDS encoding metallophosphoesterase family protein — protein MAKDLKLLFVTDFHGSDIIFKKAVNLAKMLKVDHLIVGGDLVGKGVMIFFKKGEEEYYNIYNEKFSFEQLEEIKRMGYYVYVTEDKSEFEELKVKENKVNDIFYNFIRKQLSSWISIVKERLKDINVVWSYGNDDPPLVDDIFKENGIQLEGIIEIESSSPPLILISYGYTNETPYKSYRIVPDYIIYNKGEEYIVKVKDTTNLILNFHAPPYNTKLDNAYINNKWVHVGSRSVRDLEEKYKPILGLHGHIHESPGVDRINNCIIVNPGSLYSENILKYAIITLKKSVEFLITKYKISNIGIYQG, from the coding sequence ATGGCTAAAGATCTTAAACTACTCTTCGTAACTGACTTCCATGGTTCTGATATAATTTTCAAAAAAGCAGTTAATTTAGCTAAAATGCTTAAGGTAGATCATCTAATTGTAGGAGGGGATTTAGTAGGTAAAGGAGTAATGATATTTTTTAAGAAAGGAGAAGAGGAATATTATAATATATATAACGAGAAATTTTCATTCGAGCAATTAGAAGAGATTAAAAGAATGGGTTATTACGTCTATGTTACAGAAGATAAGAGCGAGTTTGAGGAGTTAAAGGTAAAAGAAAATAAGGTTAACGATATTTTTTATAATTTTATAAGGAAACAATTAAGTAGCTGGATTTCCATTGTAAAAGAGAGATTAAAGGATATTAATGTAGTATGGAGTTATGGAAATGACGATCCTCCATTAGTTGATGATATTTTTAAGGAAAACGGAATACAATTAGAGGGAATAATTGAAATTGAAAGTTCAAGTCCACCTCTCATTTTAATAAGTTACGGCTATACTAACGAAACTCCATATAAATCTTATAGAATAGTACCAGATTATATAATCTATAATAAGGGGGAAGAATACATAGTTAAAGTGAAAGATACTACTAATCTTATACTCAATTTTCACGCACCTCCTTATAATACTAAACTGGATAATGCATATATTAATAATAAATGGGTTCATGTGGGTTCTAGATCTGTTAGAGATCTTGAGGAAAAATATAAGCCTATTTTAGGTTTACATGGGCATATCCATGAGTCTCCTGGAGTAGATAGGATAAATAATTGTATTATAGTAAATCCTGGTAGTCTATATAGTGAGAATATCCTGAAATATGCTATTATAACCTTGAAAAAATCAGTTGAATTTCTCATAACTAAATATAAAATATCAAATATTGGTATATACCAAGGTTAA
- a CDS encoding metallophosphoesterase family protein: MGLFKKNKPDSNNVGSLKIFFTTDLHGSEIAFRKFLNAALMTKSDVLIIGGDLAGKALVPIIDIGQGKFKVQDKIVGREGLEEIIKNFKATGIYYTIVDEKGYNELNENQKVLEEEFKRAIIGRLEEWSKIAQEKLKNTNLIIYTNLGNDDPLYMFDVIKQSERLVKCEGDVVNLNGYEMITFGYVNPTPWNTPREMKEEEIYTTLKTMVSKIDKPEKTIFNLHAPPYGTNLDNAPLLDNTLKPVVRNGEIVMTHVGSTAIRKIMEEVQPLIGIHGHIHESRAFDKVGKTTVINPGSEYNIGILHAAYIVLENDKVKLHQFVIG, translated from the coding sequence GTGGGGTTATTTAAAAAGAATAAACCCGATTCAAATAATGTAGGAAGTCTTAAGATATTTTTCACTACCGATTTACATGGCTCAGAAATAGCTTTTAGGAAATTTTTAAACGCTGCTCTTATGACTAAATCAGATGTTTTAATAATAGGCGGAGATTTGGCAGGAAAGGCACTAGTACCAATAATAGATATAGGTCAGGGTAAGTTCAAAGTACAAGACAAGATAGTAGGAAGAGAAGGGTTAGAGGAGATTATAAAGAACTTTAAAGCTACTGGTATATACTATACTATAGTAGATGAAAAAGGATATAATGAATTAAATGAAAATCAAAAAGTCTTAGAAGAGGAATTTAAAAGAGCCATAATTGGAAGATTAGAGGAATGGAGTAAAATTGCTCAAGAAAAATTAAAGAATACTAATTTAATTATTTATACTAATTTAGGTAATGATGATCCATTATACATGTTTGATGTGATTAAACAGAGCGAAAGACTAGTTAAATGTGAAGGGGATGTAGTTAATCTCAATGGCTACGAAATGATAACATTCGGTTATGTTAATCCAACACCATGGAATACACCCAGAGAAATGAAAGAAGAGGAAATATATACAACGTTAAAAACTATGGTTTCTAAAATTGATAAGCCAGAAAAGACGATCTTTAATCTTCATGCTCCACCTTACGGTACAAATTTAGATAATGCGCCATTACTTGATAATACTCTTAAACCAGTTGTTAGAAATGGAGAAATAGTAATGACACATGTTGGTTCGACCGCAATAAGAAAAATTATGGAAGAGGTTCAGCCATTAATTGGTATTCATGGGCATATTCATGAGTCAAGAGCCTTTGATAAAGTTGGAAAAACTACAGTTATAAATCCTGGAAGTGAGTATAATATAGGTATACTTCATGCTGCATATATTGTATTAGAGAATGATAAGGTTAAGTTACATCAGTTTGTTATAGGCTAA